A region of Granulicella aggregans DNA encodes the following proteins:
- a CDS encoding dimethylarginine dimethylaminohydrolase family protein → MSTSVTNLNPNAINAVSILSSARPQLLMCAPHLYDVDYVINPWMTGNVHNASRDLAMKQWQNLYAAVSEVADVLLVEPQPGSPDMVFTANAGLLYNGEVAISSFFHPERQGEEPHFRRWFAEQGYKVLDVARETPFEGEGDALFSEDGTRLWVGYGTRTLESSHDLLRAAWGVEVVGLELIDPRFYHLDTCFAPLVGGYVMYYPAAFGADSLREIEAFYPEDSRIVVEEADAVRFACNAVNIGSTIILNRISEELLARLSSLDFEVVQVELSEFLRAGGAAKCLVMKLGKALDAPRLT, encoded by the coding sequence ATGAGTACGTCTGTAACCAACCTGAACCCCAATGCCATAAACGCAGTTTCCATCCTTTCGAGTGCGAGACCTCAGCTTTTGATGTGCGCGCCGCACCTCTACGACGTGGACTACGTGATCAATCCGTGGATGACGGGCAACGTTCATAACGCGTCGCGCGACCTGGCGATGAAGCAGTGGCAGAACCTATACGCTGCTGTCTCGGAGGTGGCCGACGTGTTATTGGTCGAACCACAGCCGGGCTCTCCCGATATGGTGTTTACGGCGAACGCCGGGCTTCTCTATAACGGCGAGGTGGCGATCAGCAGCTTCTTCCATCCGGAGCGGCAGGGAGAGGAGCCGCACTTTAGACGCTGGTTTGCGGAGCAGGGATACAAGGTCTTGGACGTTGCGCGTGAGACACCGTTTGAAGGCGAAGGCGATGCGCTCTTCAGCGAAGATGGGACGCGGCTTTGGGTGGGGTATGGGACGAGGACGCTGGAGTCGAGCCACGATTTGCTGCGAGCGGCGTGGGGCGTGGAGGTTGTCGGGCTGGAGTTGATTGACCCGCGGTTCTATCACCTGGATACGTGCTTCGCCCCGTTGGTGGGAGGGTACGTGATGTACTATCCTGCGGCGTTTGGCGCGGATTCGTTGCGGGAGATTGAGGCGTTCTACCCGGAGGACAGTCGGATCGTGGTGGAGGAGGCGGATGCGGTGCGGTTTGCCTGCAATGCGGTGAATATTGGTTCGACCATTATCTTGAACCGGATCAGCGAGGAGTTATTGGCTCGCCTGAGTTCGCTTGATTTTGAGGTAGTTCAAGTGGAGTTGAGCGAGTTTC